One stretch of Methyloversatilis sp. RAC08 DNA includes these proteins:
- the rpsC gene encoding 30S ribosomal protein S3 produces the protein MGQKIHPTGFRLAVTHNWTSRWFASSKDFSRMLNQDLEVRAFLKKKLAHASVGRVIIERPAKNARITVFSARPGVVIGKKGEEIELIKAQLAKMMGVPVHVNIEEIRKPEIDAQLIADSIAQQLEKRIMFRRAMKRAMQNAMRLGAQGIKIMSSGRLNGIEIARREWYREGRVPLHTLRADIDYGTSEAKTTYGVIGIKVWVFKGEMLARGEAPAVTEENDNARRPRRDGRRPEGDNRPPAGRRPARDAKPEGAAAPADADVKGTSKRVRKSGANNAAAGEKEVS, from the coding sequence ATGGGACAGAAGATTCATCCGACCGGCTTCCGTTTGGCGGTCACGCACAACTGGACCTCACGCTGGTTCGCTTCGAGCAAGGACTTCAGCCGCATGCTGAACCAGGACCTCGAAGTTCGCGCATTTCTCAAGAAGAAGCTCGCGCACGCTTCGGTGGGACGCGTGATCATCGAGCGCCCCGCGAAGAATGCCCGCATCACCGTATTTTCTGCTCGACCAGGTGTCGTGATCGGAAAGAAGGGTGAAGAGATCGAACTGATCAAGGCACAACTCGCCAAGATGATGGGCGTACCGGTACATGTGAACATCGAAGAAATCCGCAAGCCGGAAATCGATGCTCAACTGATCGCAGACTCAATCGCCCAGCAACTCGAAAAGCGGATCATGTTCCGTCGCGCGATGAAGCGTGCGATGCAGAACGCGATGCGTCTTGGAGCCCAAGGCATCAAGATCATGTCGTCGGGTCGTCTGAACGGTATCGAGATCGCACGGCGTGAGTGGTATCGCGAAGGCCGCGTGCCCCTGCATACCCTGCGCGCAGACATCGATTACGGTACGTCGGAAGCCAAGACGACCTATGGTGTCATCGGTATCAAGGTCTGGGTCTTCAAGGGTGAGATGCTCGCCCGTGGCGAAGCCCCGGCGGTTACCGAGGAAAACGACAATGCACGCCGTCCGCGTCGCGATGGTCGCCGTCCGGAAGGCGATAACCGCCCGCCGGCAGGCCGTCGCCCGGCCCGCGATGCCAAGCCCGAAGGTGCTGCAGCGCCGGCAGATGCCGACGTGAAGGGCACTTCGAAACGAGTCAGAAAGTCAGGAGCTAATAATGCTGCAGCCGGCGAGAAGGAAGTATCGTAA
- the rplR gene encoding 50S ribosomal protein L18, with amino-acid sequence MDKNQSRLRRSRQTRARIAQLKAVRLSVHRSNSHIYAQVYSGCGTRVIAAASTVEESVRKELSNGGNVQAATLVGKLIAERARAQGVEQVAFDRGGFKYHGRIKALAEAAREGGLKF; translated from the coding sequence ATGGACAAGAATCAATCCCGTTTGCGTCGTTCCCGCCAGACTCGCGCACGGATTGCGCAACTGAAGGCAGTTCGACTGTCGGTTCACCGCAGCAACAGCCACATTTACGCCCAGGTCTATTCGGGCTGCGGTACTCGCGTCATTGCAGCGGCATCGACAGTGGAAGAGTCGGTGCGCAAAGAGTTGAGCAATGGCGGGAACGTACAGGCAGCGACGCTGGTAGGAAAGCTCATCGCCGAGCGCGCACGCGCTCAGGGTGTCGAGCAGGTTGCCTTCGACCGTGGCGGTTTCAAGTATCACGGCCGTATCAAGGCGCTCGCTGAGGCCGCCCGCGAAGGCGGTCTTAAGTTCTAA
- the rplX gene encoding 50S ribosomal protein L24, giving the protein MEKIRKGDEVVVLAGKDRGRRGTVLRRVDERAVLVEGVNRVKKHQRPNPMKGQQGGIVEKEMPIDISNVALFNPATSKGDRVGIKTLEDGTKVRFFKSNGELVKA; this is encoded by the coding sequence ATGGAAAAGATTCGCAAGGGCGACGAAGTGGTCGTGCTGGCCGGTAAGGATCGTGGTCGTCGCGGAACCGTGTTGCGTCGCGTCGACGAGCGAGCCGTGCTCGTTGAGGGCGTCAATCGCGTCAAGAAGCATCAGCGGCCGAACCCGATGAAGGGGCAGCAGGGTGGCATCGTCGAAAAGGAAATGCCGATCGACATTTCCAATGTGGCGCTGTTCAACCCAGCCACCAGCAAGGGTGATCGGGTCGGTATCAAAACTCTTGAAGATGGTACGAAAGTGCGTTTCTTCAAGTCGAACGGCGAGTTGGTGAAGGCCTGA
- the rplV gene encoding 50S ribosomal protein L22 — METRANLRGVRLSAQKGRLVADLVRGKPVGQALNILAFSPKKGAKIIKKVVESAIANAEHNDGADIDSLKVKTIYVEKGAVLKRFTARAKGRGNQIVKQTCHVFVTVGD, encoded by the coding sequence ATGGAAACCCGTGCAAATCTTCGCGGCGTGCGCCTGTCGGCGCAGAAGGGTCGGCTGGTTGCCGATCTCGTCCGCGGCAAACCGGTTGGTCAGGCTCTTAACATTCTGGCTTTCAGCCCGAAAAAGGGCGCCAAGATCATCAAGAAGGTCGTCGAATCTGCAATCGCCAATGCTGAACATAACGACGGCGCTGACATCGACAGCCTGAAGGTGAAGACCATCTACGTGGAAAAGGGCGCGGTGCTGAAGCGTTTCACCGCTCGTGCAAAGGGTCGCGGCAATCAGATCGTGAAGCAGACCTGCCACGTGTTCGTCACGGTTGGAGACTGA
- the rplB gene encoding 50S ribosomal protein L2 yields the protein MALVKVKPTSAGRRAVVKVVNSSLYKGRPLDSLTESQSKTAGRNNHGHITTRHKGGGHRQQYRVIDFRRNKDGIPAKVERIEYDPNRSAHIALLCYADGERRYIIAPKGLVVGQQLLSGSEAPIKSGNTLPLRNIPVGSTVHCIEMMPGKGAQIARAAGTSVQLLAREGSYAQLRLRSGEIRRVHVECRATVGEVGNEENNLRKLGKAGATRWRGVRPTVRGTAMNPIDHPHGGGEGRTGEGRVPVSPWGQPTKGYRTRSNKRTSSMIVQRRYKR from the coding sequence ATGGCACTCGTCAAAGTCAAGCCGACGTCGGCCGGCCGCCGTGCCGTCGTCAAGGTTGTCAATTCGAGCCTTTACAAGGGCCGCCCGCTGGATTCGCTGACCGAAAGCCAAAGCAAGACGGCTGGTCGCAACAATCACGGACACATCACGACCCGTCACAAGGGTGGCGGTCATCGTCAGCAGTATCGCGTGATCGACTTCCGTCGCAATAAGGACGGCATCCCGGCCAAGGTCGAGCGCATCGAATACGACCCGAATCGTTCGGCGCACATCGCGCTGCTGTGTTACGCAGATGGCGAGCGTCGTTACATCATTGCGCCGAAGGGCCTTGTCGTGGGGCAGCAGTTGCTCAGCGGTTCCGAAGCACCGATCAAGTCGGGCAACACATTGCCGCTGCGCAATATCCCGGTCGGTTCTACGGTGCATTGCATCGAAATGATGCCGGGCAAGGGCGCGCAGATTGCGCGCGCTGCAGGCACTTCGGTTCAGCTGTTGGCGCGTGAAGGCAGTTATGCCCAGTTGCGGCTGCGCTCCGGCGAAATCCGTCGTGTGCATGTGGAATGTCGCGCGACTGTCGGTGAAGTCGGAAACGAAGAGAACAATCTTCGCAAGCTCGGCAAGGCCGGCGCAACCCGTTGGCGCGGTGTCCGTCCGACTGTCCGCGGTACCGCGATGAATCCGATCGACCACCCGCACGGTGGTGGTGAAGGCCGTACCGGCGAAGGCCGTGTGCCGGTCAGTCCGTGGGGGCAGCCGACCAAGGGCTACCGTACCCGCAGCAACAAGCGCACGAGCAGCATGATCGTGCAGCGCCGTTACAAGCGATAA
- the rpsS gene encoding 30S ribosomal protein S19 yields MARSIKKGPFVDAHLLAKVDTARSSNDKRPIKTWSRRSTVLPDFIGLTIAVHNGRQHIPVYVSENMVGHKLGEFALTRTFKGHTAGKKAKK; encoded by the coding sequence ATGGCACGTTCAATCAAGAAGGGCCCGTTCGTCGATGCCCACCTGCTGGCCAAGGTGGATACGGCACGCTCCTCCAACGACAAGCGCCCGATCAAGACCTGGTCGCGTCGTTCGACGGTGCTGCCGGATTTCATCGGCCTGACCATCGCGGTACACAACGGTCGTCAGCACATTCCGGTCTATGTTTCGGAAAACATGGTCGGTCACAAGCTCGGCGAATTCGCGCTGACCCGGACGTTCAAGGGTCACACCGCCGGCAAGAAAGCCAAGAAGTAA
- the rplP gene encoding 50S ribosomal protein L16, whose protein sequence is MLQPARRKYRKEQKGRNKGLATRGTKVSFGEYGLKATARGRLTARQIEAARRAMTRHIKRGGRIWIRIFPDKPISQKPAEVRMGNGKGNPEYWVAEIQPGKVLYEMDGVDEALAREAFRLAAAKLPLETTFVIRQLG, encoded by the coding sequence ATGCTGCAGCCGGCGAGAAGGAAGTATCGTAAGGAGCAAAAGGGCCGCAACAAGGGCCTCGCCACCCGCGGCACCAAGGTTTCGTTTGGCGAGTATGGTCTCAAGGCTACCGCGCGCGGCCGTTTGACGGCTCGCCAGATCGAGGCAGCGCGCCGTGCAATGACCCGTCACATCAAGCGGGGTGGTCGCATCTGGATCCGGATTTTCCCGGACAAGCCGATTTCGCAGAAACCTGCAGAGGTTCGCATGGGTAACGGCAAGGGTAACCCGGAGTACTGGGTTGCCGAGATCCAGCCGGGCAAGGTGCTGTACGAGATGGATGGCGTCGACGAAGCACTGGCGCGGGAGGCGTTCCGCCTCGCTGCAGCCAAGCTTCCGCTTGAAACCACCTTTGTCATACGACAACTGGGGTAA
- the rpsQ gene encoding 30S ribosomal protein S17 translates to MSETNQKVNRTLVGRVVSDKMDKTVTVLVERRVKHPLYGKVIMRSKKYHAHVEGLEAHEGDLVQIVECRPISRTKAWKVTQVMEVARII, encoded by the coding sequence ATGAGCGAGACCAATCAAAAGGTCAATCGCACGCTGGTCGGGCGTGTGGTCAGTGACAAGATGGACAAGACCGTGACGGTCCTGGTGGAGCGCCGCGTCAAGCACCCGCTCTACGGCAAGGTCATCATGCGCTCAAAGAAATACCACGCACATGTCGAAGGCCTCGAGGCGCACGAGGGTGATCTGGTTCAGATTGTCGAATGCCGTCCGATCAGCCGCACCAAGGCATGGAAGGTGACGCAGGTTATGGAAGTGGCGCGAATCATCTGA
- the rplF gene encoding 50S ribosomal protein L6, with protein sequence MSRIAKNPVVVPKGVTVALNNGELSVKGPLGEISRVINPAVAVSVDAAEVRFAQIEGRENTKALSGTMRALVANMVQGVTQGFERKLMLVGVGYKAQAQGDKLNLSLGFSHPVVHEMPAGIKVETPVQTEIRIKGIDKQLVGQVAAEIRAYRQPEPYKGKGVRYSDEVVVIKETKKK encoded by the coding sequence ATGTCACGTATAGCGAAAAACCCGGTTGTCGTTCCTAAAGGTGTGACTGTTGCGCTGAACAACGGTGAGCTTTCGGTCAAGGGCCCGCTCGGAGAAATCAGTCGAGTCATTAATCCGGCTGTAGCGGTGTCCGTAGATGCCGCCGAAGTGCGCTTCGCGCAGATTGAAGGCCGGGAGAATACCAAGGCGTTGTCCGGCACCATGCGCGCACTTGTCGCGAACATGGTTCAGGGCGTGACGCAAGGCTTCGAGCGCAAGCTCATGCTGGTCGGCGTCGGCTACAAGGCTCAGGCGCAAGGCGACAAGCTCAATCTGTCTCTTGGCTTCTCGCATCCGGTTGTGCATGAAATGCCGGCCGGTATCAAGGTGGAGACGCCTGTGCAGACGGAAATTCGCATCAAGGGTATCGACAAGCAGCTGGTGGGTCAGGTTGCTGCCGAAATCAGGGCTTACCGCCAACCCGAGCCTTACAAGGGCAAGGGAGTCCGTTATTCGGATGAGGTGGTGGTGATCAAAGAGACGAAGAAGAAGTAG
- the rpsN gene encoding 30S ribosomal protein S14 yields MAKLSLINREKKREKLVAKFASKRAALEATIADMSASDSDHASARLKLQALPRNANPTRLRNRCEQTGRPRGVFRKFGLCRMKLREAAFRGEVPGMVKASW; encoded by the coding sequence ATGGCCAAGTTGTCATTGATTAACCGCGAGAAAAAGCGCGAAAAGCTGGTCGCCAAGTTTGCTTCCAAGCGCGCTGCACTCGAAGCAACCATTGCCGACATGTCGGCGAGCGACTCGGACCACGCATCCGCCCGCCTCAAGCTGCAGGCGCTGCCGCGTAATGCCAATCCGACGCGTCTGCGCAATCGATGCGAACAGACCGGTCGTCCGCGCGGAGTGTTTCGCAAGTTTGGTCTGTGTCGCATGAAGTTGCGTGAAGCGGCCTTCCGGGGTGAAGTGCCCGGTATGGTCAAGGCTAGTTGGTAA
- the rpsH gene encoding 30S ribosomal protein S8: MSMSDPIADMLTRIRNAQMAQKGSVVMPSSKIKVAIAGVLQSEGYIEGFSVRANGQKADLELVLKYYSGRPVIERIERISRPGLRVYRGSDDLPRVMNGLGVAIVSTPRGVMTDRKARAEKVGGEVLCIVA, encoded by the coding sequence ATGAGCATGAGTGATCCGATTGCGGACATGCTGACCCGCATCCGCAATGCACAAATGGCGCAGAAAGGCTCTGTTGTCATGCCTTCCTCGAAGATCAAGGTAGCGATCGCCGGGGTGCTGCAGTCCGAAGGCTACATTGAAGGTTTTTCCGTCCGTGCGAACGGGCAAAAAGCCGATCTTGAGCTGGTTCTCAAGTATTACTCGGGGCGTCCAGTCATTGAACGCATCGAAAGAATAAGCCGCCCCGGTCTCCGTGTTTATCGCGGCTCCGATGATCTCCCGCGTGTCATGAATGGCCTCGGTGTAGCCATCGTATCGACGCCGCGCGGTGTCATGACCGATCGCAAGGCACGCGCCGAGAAGGTCGGTGGCGAAGTGCTCTGCATCGTGGCTTGA
- the rplN gene encoding 50S ribosomal protein L14 — protein MIQMQSILNVADNTGARSVMCIKVLGGSKRRYAGIGDVIKVTIKDAAPRGRVKKGEVYNAVVVRTAKGVRRPDGSLVKFDNNAAVLLNNKLEPIGTRIFGPVTRELRGERFMKIVSLAPEVL, from the coding sequence ATGATCCAGATGCAATCCATCCTGAACGTGGCCGATAACACGGGCGCGCGGTCGGTGATGTGTATCAAGGTGCTTGGTGGTTCCAAGCGCCGTTATGCGGGCATCGGCGACGTGATCAAGGTCACGATCAAGGACGCAGCGCCCCGTGGTCGCGTCAAGAAGGGCGAAGTCTACAATGCCGTCGTCGTGCGCACCGCCAAGGGTGTCCGGCGTCCGGATGGTTCGCTTGTCAAGTTCGACAACAACGCAGCTGTGTTGTTGAACAACAAGCTGGAGCCAATCGGTACGCGCATTTTTGGGCCCGTCACGCGCGAGTTGCGTGGCGAGCGGTTCATGAAGATCGTGTCGCTGGCGCCAGAAGTCCTCTGA
- the rpmC gene encoding 50S ribosomal protein L29 has product MKAKDLRVKDTAELNTELIELLKAQFSMRMQKATQQLTNTNQLKNVRRDIARVRTLLQEKADAK; this is encoded by the coding sequence ATGAAAGCTAAGGATCTGCGGGTCAAAGACACCGCCGAATTGAATACGGAGCTGATCGAACTCCTGAAGGCGCAGTTTTCAATGCGCATGCAGAAGGCGACCCAGCAGTTGACGAATACCAACCAGCTGAAGAACGTTCGCCGCGATATCGCTCGTGTGCGCACGCTGCTGCAGGAAAAGGCGGACGCGAAATGA
- the rplE gene encoding 50S ribosomal protein L5, with product MARLQQYYKEAVVGELTTRFGYKSVMEVPRITKITLNMGVGEAIGDKKVLEHAVGDMVKIAGQRPVITKARKAIAGFKIRQGYPIGCMVTLRGPRMFEFLDRLITVAMPRVRDFRGVSGKGFDGRGNYNVGVKEQIIFPEIEYDKIDVLRGMNISITTTAKTDEEAKALLAAFKFPFKN from the coding sequence ATGGCGCGCTTGCAGCAGTATTACAAAGAAGCCGTGGTGGGCGAATTGACGACCCGCTTTGGCTACAAGTCGGTGATGGAAGTGCCGCGAATCACCAAAATCACGCTCAACATGGGTGTTGGTGAGGCGATTGGTGACAAGAAGGTGCTCGAGCATGCAGTGGGCGATATGGTCAAGATCGCTGGTCAACGGCCGGTCATCACCAAGGCGCGCAAGGCGATCGCCGGTTTCAAGATTCGCCAGGGTTATCCGATCGGTTGCATGGTTACGCTGCGCGGTCCGCGGATGTTTGAGTTCCTCGACCGGTTGATCACTGTGGCAATGCCGCGCGTTCGTGACTTCCGTGGTGTTTCCGGCAAAGGTTTTGACGGTCGCGGCAATTACAACGTGGGCGTCAAGGAGCAGATCATTTTTCCGGAAATTGAGTACGACAAGATCGACGTACTCCGCGGGATGAATATCAGCATTACGACCACCGCCAAGACCGACGAAGAAGCCAAGGCTCTTCTCGCCGCATTCAAATTCCCGTTCAAGAATTGA